Part of the Sandaracinaceae bacterium genome, CGAGTCGTCCGCCTCCACGTGCACCTCGGCGATGGGCTCGCGGCGCCACAGCCCGACGCCGCGGTAGTCGTGCATGAGCGCGACGATCTCGAGCAGCACGCTGGCGCGATAGGCGCGGTCACGCACGAAGCGCTCACGCGGGATGCCGACGATGACGGGCAGGTCGACCAGATCTTCCTCGCCGAGCTGCTTGAACACGGTGCCGTCCTCGCCCACCAGGTACAGCTGCTCGAGCGCCAAGATGGCGACCGCCCGGCGCTCGCGCACGTCGATGGTGAACGTCCCGGGGAGGCGCCGCTGCACCTCCACGCTGGCGATCCACGGGTGCCGTCCGAGGCGGTCGCGCACGTCCTCCGGAGCCAGATCGAAGACGTTCTGGCCGATGGCGAGGCCGCTCGTGCGCAGCAGCTCCGCCTCCTCGAGCTGCTCGTGCCCCGAAAAGGTGATGGAGCGGATCGCAAACGCCGGGGACGTGCGCACATGACGCTCGATCAGGCGGCCGACCGCGACGGTACCGACCACGCACGCGGCGAGCACAATCAGCTTCCCCACCACCCGAACGGGACCTCGGACGCGGAGCCAGCCACGCGCGGCGCCTTCGCGCAGGGCAGCCTTCACCGCGACGAGACGAGCCGCCATGACGCGCGGTGACGGCTTCTCGCGGGCCGCAGAGACATCGCGCGCAGGCTCGGGCTCCGGAATGCTCGGTCGCGTGCGGACGTTGCGCCGTGGTCCCGGGGGAGGCGCGGAGGGAGCCTCCGCGACGCGCTTGGACGCACGGCGCCGGGCCGGCGGCGAAGGCTGCCCGCTGTCACCCTCCGACTCCGCGGGGGGCTTCCGTCGTCTGTTGGTGGCGACCATTCGAAGCGTACTCGAGGGGCGTGCGGCCAGTGCGCGGCGCCCCTCGGGACTTCTCCCGCGGACGTCCCGCGTTGGTCAAGAAAGCTGGGATGAGCGCGCCGCCCAGCGGGAGCACGCCGCCCGTGTCAGCGCGCTTCGAGGGCGGCCAGCAGCTCACGCCCAGTCTTCGTGATGTCCCCCGCGCCCAGCGTCAGCACGACGTCGCCGGGCCGCAGGCGCGCACGCAACGCATCCACCAGGTCCGCCCGGTCGGGCACCAAGGCCACGTCCCGGTGACCATGTGCGCGGATCGCCTCCACCAGCGCCGCCGAGTCCGCCCCTTGGATCGGCTCCTCGCCCGCAGCGTACACATCGGTCAGCAGCAGCACGTCGGCGCGGTTGAAACAGCGCGTCAGGTCGAGGAAGCAGTCGCGCGTGCGCGTGTAGCGGTGCGGCTGAAACGCGACCACGAGGCGTCGACCGTACGCGCGCTGCGCGGCGTCGAGGGTCACCTGCACCTCGGCTGGGTGGTGCCCATAGTCGTCGACGATGGTGACCCCCTCGTGCTCGCCCACGATGGTGAAGCGCCGCTGCACACCACCGAACGTCCGCAGGGCCTCACGCACGCGCTCGTGGGGCACCGCCAGCTCGTCGGCCACCGCGATGGTGGCGAGCGCGTTGAGCACGTTGTGGATGCCGGGCATGCGCACCTCGAACTCGCCCAGCGGCTCGCCACGACGCACGACCGAGAACGTCATGGCCAGGCCTGAGAAGCGGGGGTTGAGCGCGCGGTAGTCGGCCTGCGCCGCGAGCCCGTAGGTCACGATGCGCTTGTCGATCGCGGGCAGGATGTCCTGCACGTTGGGGTGATCGAGGCAGGCCACCACGAGGCCGTAGAAGGGCACCCGGTTGGCGAACCCGACGAACGCGTCCTTCACCGCCGCGAGCGTGCCGTAGTGGTCGAGGTGCTCGGGGTCGATGTTGGTGATGACCGCGATGCCGGGCGTGAGGTGCAGGAACGATCCGTCCGACTCGTCGGCCTCGGCCACCAGCAGGTCGCCCGCGCCGCTCGCCGCGCCGCTGCCGAGCGCGTTGAGCTTGCCGCCGATCACGACCGTGGGGTCGAGCCCGGCGTCGCGCAGCACGGTCGCCACGAGCGAGGTCGTGGTCGTCTTGCCGTGCGAGCCCGCGATGGCGATGCCGTCCTTCAGGCGCATCAGCTCGCCGAGCATCTCGGCGCGCGGGATGACGGGCACGCCACGGCGCTTGGCCTCCACCACCTCGGGGTTCTTGGGGGAGACGGCAGACGAGAAGACCACCACGTCCGACGTGGCCACGTTGGCGGCCGCGTGTCCCGTGGCGACCTTGGCGCCCTTCTCGATCAGGCGCGCCGCGTAGTCGTTGATGCGCAGATCGGAGCCGGTCACCTCGAAGCCGTAGTCGAGCAGCACCTCGGCGATGCCGCTCATGCCGACGCCCCCGATACCGATGAAGTGAATGGACCGAATCTTGCCGCGAAACATGCTGTGTTGCTCTCGTGAGGTCGCGCGCGGCCGGCGTCTACTCCCAGCTCGCGTCGCCCACCGTCAGCCGTCGACGCAGCGCGGGGGAAGGAGCGGAGAGCACGGCGCGGGCGTCTCGCACGCGGGGGATGTAGGGGCGAGCCCCGCGCAGCGACTGTGAGACACGCTCGGCCTCTTGGCCAGCGGCCGACGCGGGGTCGTCGTGCTCCTCGGTCTCGTCACCCTCGGCCAGCTCACCGGGCTCGGTCACTTCGCCGCTGCCACCACCCCGCACGTCGTCCCAGCCGAGCCAGTCGCAGACGTCGTCGACGATGGCGGCCGCCGCGTCGGGTCGCCCCAAGCCGCGCGCCGCGTCCGACATGGCGCGTCGCCGCGGAGCGTCCGCCAAGAGGTCACGCACGAGCGCGCCGAGGCCTTCGGGGGTCAGTCCCTCCTCGCGCACGCACACCGCCGCGCCGGCCGCCTGCAGCGCCTCGGCGTTCTTGCCCTGGTGGTCGTCGGCCGCGAAGGGGAACGGGATCAGCACGGCAGGGCGCCCCACAGCGCAGATCTCCGCGAGCGTGGTGGCCCCCGCACGGCCCACGATGATGGCGGCGTTGGCGTAGGCCCGCGCCATGTCGTCGATGAAGGTCTTCACCTCGGCGTTCACGCCCAGCTCACGGTAGCGCTGCTCGACCTCGTCGCGCATTGCAGCCCCCGACTGGTGCACCACGCGCACGGTGCCTCCCGCGAGGCCCGCCTTCGCCAACGCCGCGGGCACGGTCTGGTTCAGCGCGCGCGCGCCCTGCGAACCCCCGAGCACGAGGATGTCCGTGGCGCGCGCCTCGAAGCCGACAGGGTCCGTCACGGCGCGCTGTGCGGCGCTCACGAAGTCCCGACGCACGGGGTTGCCCACCAGGCGCGCGCGCTGCTCACCGAAGCGGGCGAACGTCTCCTGGAACGTGACGTAGGCGCGCCCCACGCGGCCCGCCAGCAAGCGGTTGGTGAGCCCGACGTGAGCGTTCTGCTCCAGCAGCGCCGTCGGGACCCCGAGGCGCGACGCCGCGAGCAGCAACGGCCCCGACGCGTAGCCACCCACACCGAGGACCAGGTCCGGCCCGAAGTCGCGCACCAACGCGGAGGCGCGACCGAGAGCCCCAGGGAGCCGCGCGACGCTCTTCATCAGCGCAATGGGGCTCTGTCCCTTGAGCGGCGTCACCTCCATGGTCTCGAGGCGCTCGCCCCTCGGCGGAAGCACACGCGCCTCGATGCCACGCTCGGTGCCCACGAAGAGGATCTCCACCTGGGGGTCACGGCGCCGGAGCTCCTCGACCACCGCCAACCCGGGGAACAGATGGCCGCCCGTCCCGCCGCCCGCCACGATGACTTTTCGACTCATACCGAACTCCCTCGCGCGCGCCCGCCCGACGAACGTGGCGCGCGCCCGCGCTTCCCCGTCCCGTCGGCGGGTCGCCCGCCGCCCGCTGCTTCCTTGGTGTTCCGAACGCTGGGCTTCGCCCCCCAGCGCGACGTCTTCTCTTCCGGCGTTCCCACCGCCTCTCGCTCGACCTTGCCGTTGCGGTTTGCCTGCCGCTCGGCCGCCTCCGCTGCCTCGCGCAAGAGCGCGCTCACGTCCCGCGGCCGCGACACGTTCAGCAGCAGACCCACGGCCGCGCAGTTCACCAAGAGCGACGACCCACCGTAGGACACGAACGGGAGCGTGAGCCCCTTGGTCGGCAGCAAACCCAGCGCGACCGAGAGGTTGGTGAAGGCCTGCAGCCCGACGAACAGCGTGACGCCGGTCGCTAGGTAGGTGCCGTAGTCGTCGGCCGCGTTGAGCGCCGCGCGCAGGCCGCGGTAGACGACCAGCACGAAGCCGAGCAGCAGCAGGGTGACACCCACCAGGCCCAGCTCTTCGCCGACGATGGCGCTGATGAAGTCCGTGTGCGCCTCGGGGAGGAAGGCGTGCTTCTGGCGGCTGTCCCCAATGCCCACGCCGAACGCGCCGCCCTGGGCGAAGCTGATCAGCGACTCGGCGATTTGGTAGCCGACGCCCGCGCGATCCTGGAACGGGTTCACGAAGGCCTCGATACGCCGCATGCGGTACTCGGAGCCCGTGATGAGCAGGTAGACCATGGGCAGCGCGATGGCCGCGGCGCCGAGGATGTAGTTGATGCGCGTGCCGGCGGTGAACAAGAGCACCACCGTGAGCAGGCCGATCATGACCGCGCTGCCGAAGTCTGGCTGCTTCAGGCACAGCACCATGAACACGCCCGCCACGAGCACGTGCGGCAGGAAGCCGATCTTGAAGTCGCGCAGCTGGTCGCGCTTCTTCGAGAGCGAGTACGACAGATAGAAGATGATCGCGAGCTTGGCGATCTCTGCGGGCTGCACGCGCACGACCTTGAGGTCGATCCAGCGCGCGGCGCCGCCGACCGTCCGGCCGCCTCCGAGCGCGACGACCACGAGCAGCGCGAAGGCCGCCATGAGGATGGGATAGGTGACGTACGACGCCTGGTAGCGGTGGTAGTCGATGCGCGCGAGGACCACCATCAGGCCCAGCCCAGCGACCGCGTAGATGCTCTGGCGGACGAGGTAGTGGTACCCGTCGTGGAACGTGCGGGCCGCGAGGGAGGCGCTCGCGCTGTACACCATGACCACGCCGAAGAAGACGATGGCGATGATCGTCGCGGCGAGCACGACGTCAGCCGTGCCAGTCACGGGCGGAAAGCGCGTGGTCTTTCGAGGTGACGCTGGCGCCGTGGTGGGCGCGGGGGCGTCGGCCGCCGCAGGCCGCAGGGAGACGTTGCGCACGTTCACGACCCGCCTCCCTGGGCGAGCGCCCGCACGGCGCGCTGGAAGTCTCGTCCCCGCTCGGCGTACCCGCCGTACCAGTCGAAGCTGCTGCACGCTGGCGCCAGCACCACCACGTCGCCTGGCTCGGCCAAGTCCGCGGCCGCGCGCACCGCGGCGTCCATGTCGCGGGCCTCGACGCGGGGCAAGGGCTCGCCAGCGAAGGCGTCGCGCAGCAGGGGCGTAGCGTCCCCGATCAGGACGGCCCCGCGGCCACGCGCGCGCATGGCCTCCACCAGCGGCTGGTAGCTGCCGCCCTTGTCGCGCCCGCCCGCGATGAGCACCACGCGTCCGCCGTGCGCGTCGAGGTCCGCGAGCCCGTCGAGGGCGGCGACGGCCGCGCCGACGTTGGTGGCCTTGGAGTCGTCGTAGTACGTCACCCCTTGGCGCTCGAGCACGTGCTGCATGCGGTGCCCGAGCCCACCGAAGTCGCGTAGCACCGCTTCGACGACGCTCGCAGGGACGCCCAGCAGACCGCACGCGAGCGCCGCGGCGCAGGCGTTGTCCACGTTGTGCCCGCCGCGCAGCTTGAGGGCGCTCGTGGGCAGCGAGAGCCCGGTGCGCGCGTCCGTCAGCACCCCGTCTGCGGCGTACACGCCGTCCGCGCCTGGCTCGGTCACGCGCCCGAAGTAGCGTGCCGCGGCTACGGCCCCCTGCTCCTCGAAGGCCCGCCGGCAGCGTGCGTCGCCCGCGGGGAGCACGGCGAAGTCCGCTGCCTGCTGACGCTCGAAGATGCGCGCCTTCGCCGCCACGTACGCGTCGAAGTCGGCGTAACGGTCGAGGTGATCGTCGGTCACGTTGAGCAGTAGGGCCACGTGCACGCGCAGGCGCGTGACGCGCTCCAGCTGGAAGCTGCTGAGCTCCACCACCACGACGCCGTTGGGCCCCGCCGCGTCGGTCCCCACCACCTCCACCAGCGGCCGCCCGAGGTTGCCGCCCACGAACGTCGGCAAGCCCGCGCGCTCGCACATCTGCCCGACGAGCGTCGTCACGGTGCTCTTGCCGTTGGTGCCCGTGATGCCGACGATGCGCCCGGCGACGAACCAGGACGCCAGCTCGATCTCGCTCGAGATGGGCACGCCCGCCCGCTCGGCGTCGTCCAGCGCCGGCAGCGGCGGAACGCCCGGGGACACGACGATGTGGTCGACGCTGGTGAAGAGCGCGCTCGGGTGCTCGCCGCACACCAGCTCCATGCCCAGCGCGCGCACCTCGGCCGCGCGTTCGCCGAGCTCCGCCTCGGAGCGCACGTCGTTGACGCTCACCCTCGCCCCGCGCTCGCACAGCAACTTCGCCGCGGCGAGGCCGCTCGCGCCGAGCCCCACCACGAGGAAGCGCTGATCGCGCAGGTCAACGGTGTCGTTGGACGTGCTCACGCGCTCACCGCAGCTTCAGGGTGGCGA contains:
- a CDS encoding FtsQ-type POTRA domain-containing protein, translated to MGKLIVLAACVVGTVAVGRLIERHVRTSPAFAIRSITFSGHEQLEEAELLRTSGLAIGQNVFDLAPEDVRDRLGRHPWIASVEVQRRLPGTFTIDVRERRAVAILALEQLYLVGEDGTVFKQLGEEDLVDLPVIVGIPRERFVRDRAYRASVLLEIVALMHDYRGVGLWRREPIAEVHVEADDSLSLYVGEDATYVRLGRGPFRDKLQKIRRVFDALDARETRAAYIYADNVRRPDRVTVRLREERALVASQGAN
- a CDS encoding UDP-N-acetylmuramate--L-alanine ligase, with protein sequence MFRGKIRSIHFIGIGGVGMSGIAEVLLDYGFEVTGSDLRINDYAARLIEKGAKVATGHAAANVATSDVVVFSSAVSPKNPEVVEAKRRGVPVIPRAEMLGELMRLKDGIAIAGSHGKTTTTSLVATVLRDAGLDPTVVIGGKLNALGSGAASGAGDLLVAEADESDGSFLHLTPGIAVITNIDPEHLDHYGTLAAVKDAFVGFANRVPFYGLVVACLDHPNVQDILPAIDKRIVTYGLAAQADYRALNPRFSGLAMTFSVVRRGEPLGEFEVRMPGIHNVLNALATIAVADELAVPHERVREALRTFGGVQRRFTIVGEHEGVTIVDDYGHHPAEVQVTLDAAQRAYGRRLVVAFQPHRYTRTRDCFLDLTRCFNRADVLLLTDVYAAGEEPIQGADSAALVEAIRAHGHRDVALVPDRADLVDALRARLRPGDVVLTLGAGDITKTGRELLAALEAR
- the murG gene encoding undecaprenyldiphospho-muramoylpentapeptide beta-N-acetylglucosaminyltransferase, coding for MSRKVIVAGGGTGGHLFPGLAVVEELRRRDPQVEILFVGTERGIEARVLPPRGERLETMEVTPLKGQSPIALMKSVARLPGALGRASALVRDFGPDLVLGVGGYASGPLLLAASRLGVPTALLEQNAHVGLTNRLLAGRVGRAYVTFQETFARFGEQRARLVGNPVRRDFVSAAQRAVTDPVGFEARATDILVLGGSQGARALNQTVPAALAKAGLAGGTVRVVHQSGAAMRDEVEQRYRELGVNAEVKTFIDDMARAYANAAIIVGRAGATTLAEICAVGRPAVLIPFPFAADDHQGKNAEALQAAGAAVCVREEGLTPEGLGALVRDLLADAPRRRAMSDAARGLGRPDAAAAIVDDVCDWLGWDDVRGGGSGEVTEPGELAEGDETEEHDDPASAAGQEAERVSQSLRGARPYIPRVRDARAVLSAPSPALRRRLTVGDASWE
- the ftsW gene encoding putative lipid II flippase FtsW is translated as MNVRNVSLRPAAADAPAPTTAPASPRKTTRFPPVTGTADVVLAATIIAIVFFGVVMVYSASASLAARTFHDGYHYLVRQSIYAVAGLGLMVVLARIDYHRYQASYVTYPILMAAFALLVVVALGGGRTVGGAARWIDLKVVRVQPAEIAKLAIIFYLSYSLSKKRDQLRDFKIGFLPHVLVAGVFMVLCLKQPDFGSAVMIGLLTVVLLFTAGTRINYILGAAAIALPMVYLLITGSEYRMRRIEAFVNPFQDRAGVGYQIAESLISFAQGGAFGVGIGDSRQKHAFLPEAHTDFISAIVGEELGLVGVTLLLLGFVLVVYRGLRAALNAADDYGTYLATGVTLFVGLQAFTNLSVALGLLPTKGLTLPFVSYGGSSLLVNCAAVGLLLNVSRPRDVSALLREAAEAAERQANRNGKVEREAVGTPEEKTSRWGAKPSVRNTKEAAGGGRPADGTGKRGRAPRSSGGRARGSSV
- the murD gene encoding UDP-N-acetylmuramoyl-L-alanine--D-glutamate ligase — translated: MSTSNDTVDLRDQRFLVVGLGASGLAAAKLLCERGARVSVNDVRSEAELGERAAEVRALGMELVCGEHPSALFTSVDHIVVSPGVPPLPALDDAERAGVPISSEIELASWFVAGRIVGITGTNGKSTVTTLVGQMCERAGLPTFVGGNLGRPLVEVVGTDAAGPNGVVVVELSSFQLERVTRLRVHVALLLNVTDDHLDRYADFDAYVAAKARIFERQQAADFAVLPAGDARCRRAFEEQGAVAAARYFGRVTEPGADGVYAADGVLTDARTGLSLPTSALKLRGGHNVDNACAAALACGLLGVPASVVEAVLRDFGGLGHRMQHVLERQGVTYYDDSKATNVGAAVAALDGLADLDAHGGRVVLIAGGRDKGGSYQPLVEAMRARGRGAVLIGDATPLLRDAFAGEPLPRVEARDMDAAVRAAADLAEPGDVVVLAPACSSFDWYGGYAERGRDFQRAVRALAQGGGS